One Parageobacillus sp. KH3-4 genomic region harbors:
- the truB gene encoding tRNA pseudouridine(55) synthase TruB, which produces MDGVLLLHKPLGMTSHDCVARIRRMLRIKKAGHTGTLDPNVSGVLPICIGKATRIAEFLTGSTKTYEGEVTLGIATTTEDSDGEIVVKKKVDRIIRRSEIEEVFQQLTGEIAQTPPMYSAVKVRGKKLYEYARAGVEVERPTRIVTIHELTLLDERDTFSGDTVSFRFRVICSKGTYIRTLAVMIGERLGYPAHMSDLVRTASGPFSLQDCVTFEQLERYIENGQVQSVLLPIEKALFHLPKYEINDKVAEKVKNGAILPLPAFLQSLQGPILMMTKQSEALALYVKHPVKPHLMKPLKVFR; this is translated from the coding sequence ATGGACGGAGTATTGTTATTGCACAAACCGCTTGGAATGACGTCGCACGACTGTGTTGCGCGCATTCGCCGCATGTTGCGAATAAAAAAAGCAGGGCATACAGGGACGCTTGACCCAAACGTATCAGGAGTTTTGCCAATTTGTATTGGAAAGGCGACACGCATCGCCGAATTTTTAACAGGATCGACGAAAACATACGAAGGTGAGGTGACATTAGGGATCGCGACAACAACGGAAGACAGCGATGGCGAAATCGTCGTAAAGAAAAAAGTGGATCGCATCATTCGTCGCAGCGAAATTGAAGAAGTGTTCCAGCAGTTGACGGGGGAAATTGCGCAAACGCCGCCAATGTATTCCGCGGTAAAAGTAAGAGGAAAAAAGCTGTATGAATATGCGCGCGCGGGCGTTGAAGTCGAGCGGCCGACTCGCATCGTCACGATCCATGAACTAACATTGCTTGATGAACGAGATACATTTTCTGGTGACACCGTTTCGTTTCGCTTTCGTGTCATTTGCAGCAAAGGTACCTATATCCGCACGTTAGCGGTGATGATTGGAGAACGCCTCGGGTATCCGGCGCATATGTCTGATCTTGTTCGCACTGCATCCGGCCCCTTTTCTTTGCAAGATTGCGTCACATTTGAACAATTAGAACGTTACATCGAGAACGGACAAGTGCAATCCGTTTTGCTTCCGATTGAAAAGGCGCTTTTTCATTTGCCGAAATATGAGATAAATGATAAAGTAGCAGAGAAAGTAAAAAACGGAGCGATATTGCCGCTTCCCGCTTTTTTGCAATCATTGCAAGGACCGATATTAATGATGACTAAACAAAGCGAGGCGCTCGCTCTTTATGTAAAGCATCCTGTTAAACCTCACTTGATGAAGCCGCTGAAAGTGTTTCGATAA
- a CDS encoding YlmC/YmxH family sporulation protein, translated as MRLSELSGKEIVDARRAERLGVLGQTDLEINEQTGKIQALLIPTGRWFRFRKDGNEIRVPWKYIKKIGTDMIIIDFPEQ; from the coding sequence GTGAGGCTAAGCGAGTTAAGCGGCAAGGAAATTGTCGATGCAAGACGCGCCGAACGGCTCGGGGTGTTGGGGCAGACGGATTTGGAAATTAATGAGCAAACCGGGAAAATTCAAGCGTTGCTTATTCCAACGGGAAGATGGTTCCGGTTTCGGAAAGATGGAAATGAAATTCGCGTTCCGTGGAAATATATAAAAAAAATTGGCACGGACATGATTATTATCGATTTTCCCGAACAATGA
- the pnp gene encoding polyribonucleotide nucleotidyltransferase, whose product MEQEKRVFSIDWAGRPLVVEIGELAKQANGAVLVRYGDTVVLSTATASKEAKNVDFFPLTVNYEERLYAVGKIPGGFIKREGRPSEKAILASRLIDRPIRPLFAEGFRNEVQIVSMVMSVDQDCSPEMAALLGSSLALTISDIPFEGPIAGVTVGRVDGKFVINPTVEQSEKSDMHLVVAGTKDAINMVEAGADEVPEEIMLEAIMFGHEDVKRLIAFQEEIAAQVGKEKMEVVLYELDPQLEAEIRQLAEADIKRAVQVPEKLARDAAIEEVKAGVVAKYEEQEADEETLKQVNEILHKLVKEEVRRLITEEKIRPDGRKVDEIRPLSSAVGVLPRTHGSGLFTRGQTQVLSVCTLGALGDVQILDGLGIEETKRFMHHYNFPPFSVGETGPMRGPGRREIGHGALGERALEPVVPSEKEFPYTIRLVSEVLESNGSTSQASICASTLAMMDAGVPIKAPVAGIAMGLVKNDDHYTILTDIQGIEDHLGDMDFKVAGTRKGVTALQMDIKIKGLTREILEEALLQARKGRMEILDHMMQTIREPRKELSKYAPKILTMQINPDKIREVIGPSGKQINKIIDETGVKIDIEQDGTIFISSVNEAMNEKAKQIIEDIVREVEVGQIYLGKVKRIEKFGAFVELFNGKDGLVHISELAEERVGRVEDVVSIGDEILVKVMEIDKQGRVNLSRKAVLREQKEKRGKRPERHRMKP is encoded by the coding sequence ATGGAGCAAGAAAAACGCGTTTTTTCCATAGACTGGGCCGGACGGCCGCTCGTTGTCGAAATTGGCGAGTTAGCCAAACAGGCGAACGGAGCGGTATTAGTCCGTTATGGTGACACGGTAGTATTAAGCACGGCAACGGCATCCAAAGAAGCGAAAAACGTCGACTTTTTCCCGCTGACGGTTAACTATGAGGAGCGTCTTTATGCAGTTGGCAAAATTCCGGGAGGATTTATTAAGCGGGAAGGACGTCCTAGCGAAAAAGCGATTTTAGCAAGCCGCTTGATTGACCGGCCGATTCGTCCGTTGTTTGCGGAAGGATTCCGCAATGAGGTGCAAATCGTTTCGATGGTGATGAGCGTCGATCAAGACTGCTCGCCGGAAATGGCGGCATTACTCGGCTCCTCCCTCGCGCTGACGATTTCCGATATTCCTTTTGAAGGACCGATTGCCGGCGTGACCGTTGGCCGTGTTGATGGAAAGTTTGTCATTAATCCGACGGTCGAACAATCGGAAAAAAGCGATATGCATCTCGTTGTCGCCGGAACGAAAGACGCGATTAACATGGTCGAGGCTGGCGCCGATGAAGTGCCGGAGGAAATCATGCTAGAAGCGATTATGTTCGGGCACGAAGACGTAAAACGGCTGATCGCTTTTCAAGAGGAAATCGCCGCCCAAGTCGGCAAAGAAAAAATGGAAGTTGTTTTGTATGAGCTCGATCCGCAGCTGGAGGCGGAAATCCGCCAGCTTGCCGAAGCGGATATTAAACGGGCGGTGCAAGTGCCGGAAAAATTGGCGCGCGATGCAGCGATTGAGGAAGTAAAAGCGGGCGTCGTTGCGAAATATGAAGAACAGGAAGCGGACGAGGAAACGCTAAAACAAGTGAATGAAATTTTACATAAGCTCGTCAAAGAAGAAGTAAGGCGGCTTATTACCGAAGAAAAAATTCGCCCAGACGGCCGAAAAGTGGATGAAATCCGCCCGCTCTCCTCAGCAGTCGGCGTCCTGCCGCGCACGCACGGTTCGGGCTTGTTTACGCGCGGGCAGACGCAAGTGCTCAGCGTTTGCACGTTAGGGGCGCTTGGCGATGTGCAAATATTGGACGGGCTCGGCATTGAAGAAACGAAACGGTTTATGCACCATTACAATTTCCCGCCGTTTTCCGTCGGCGAGACGGGGCCGATGCGCGGTCCGGGACGCCGCGAGATCGGACACGGCGCGCTTGGCGAACGGGCATTAGAGCCGGTCGTTCCGTCGGAAAAAGAGTTTCCGTATACGATCCGTCTCGTGTCGGAAGTGCTTGAATCGAACGGTTCCACTTCACAAGCAAGCATTTGCGCAAGCACGCTGGCGATGATGGACGCGGGCGTGCCGATTAAAGCGCCGGTGGCGGGAATTGCCATGGGGCTTGTGAAAAACGATGATCATTATACGATTTTAACTGACATTCAAGGAATCGAAGACCATCTTGGCGATATGGACTTTAAAGTGGCCGGCACGCGAAAAGGCGTTACCGCTTTACAAATGGATATCAAAATCAAAGGCTTAACCCGCGAAATTTTAGAGGAAGCGCTGCTGCAGGCAAGAAAAGGACGGATGGAAATTTTAGACCATATGATGCAAACGATTCGTGAGCCGCGTAAAGAGCTATCGAAATACGCGCCGAAAATTTTGACGATGCAAATTAATCCTGACAAAATTCGCGAGGTCATTGGACCGAGCGGCAAACAAATTAATAAAATTATTGACGAAACCGGCGTGAAGATCGATATTGAGCAAGACGGAACGATTTTTATCTCATCCGTCAATGAAGCGATGAACGAAAAAGCGAAGCAAATTATCGAAGATATCGTCCGCGAAGTCGAAGTCGGGCAGATTTATTTAGGAAAAGTGAAGCGCATTGAAAAATTTGGCGCATTTGTTGAATTGTTCAATGGCAAAGACGGGCTTGTCCATATTTCCGAATTGGCGGAAGAGCGTGTTGGAAGAGTCGAGGACGTCGTTTCGATTGGCGATGAAATTTTAGTAAAAGTAATGGAGATTGATAAACAAGGACGCGTTAATTTATCGCGAAAAGCAGTATTGCGCGAGCAAAAAGAAAAAAGAGGAAAACGGCCGGAACGGCATAGAATGAAGCCTTAG
- a CDS encoding DUF503 family protein — MIGFVACECLIYDAQSLKEKRAVLQRIITRLKQKYNISVAEIDHQNVWQRTTLGIVAITSSRVTTERELQRALALIDSFPELERTVTTFEWF; from the coding sequence ATGATCGGCTTTGTCGCCTGTGAATGCCTTATTTACGACGCGCAATCATTAAAAGAAAAACGCGCCGTATTACAACGAATAATAACGCGGCTGAAACAAAAATATAATATATCCGTAGCCGAAATCGATCACCAAAACGTATGGCAGCGAACGACGCTTGGAATTGTTGCGATTACGTCGAGCCGGGTGACAACTGAGCGGGAGCTACAGCGCGCGCTCGCTTTGATCGATTCCTTCCCAGAATTGGAAAGGACGGTTACGACATTTGAGTGGTTTTAA
- a CDS encoding dipicolinate synthase subunit B, with protein MSLRGKRIGFGLTGSHCTYDAVMPEIEKLVKEGAEVLPIVTYTVKTTDTRFGEGEEWVKRLEEITGNEVIDTIVKAEPLGPKVPLDCMVIAPLTGNSMSKLANAMTDSPVLMAAKATMRNHRPVVLGVSTNDALGLNGVNLMRLMAAKNIYFIPFGQDAPHTKPNSMVAKMSLLRDTVLAALEGRQLQPVIIEKFRDEM; from the coding sequence ATGAGTTTAAGAGGAAAACGAATCGGATTCGGGTTGACAGGTTCTCATTGCACGTATGATGCGGTCATGCCGGAAATTGAAAAATTGGTAAAAGAAGGAGCGGAGGTGCTACCCATTGTTACCTATACGGTAAAAACGACAGACACTCGCTTTGGCGAAGGAGAAGAATGGGTGAAAAGGCTGGAAGAAATAACAGGCAACGAAGTCATTGATACGATCGTCAAGGCAGAGCCGCTTGGTCCGAAAGTTCCTCTCGATTGCATGGTTATTGCACCGCTGACAGGAAACTCGATGAGCAAACTTGCCAACGCGATGACAGATTCCCCTGTATTGATGGCGGCAAAGGCGACGATGCGCAACCATCGTCCGGTTGTCCTTGGCGTTTCCACAAACGATGCGTTAGGATTAAACGGGGTAAATTTAATGCGCCTAATGGCGGCGAAAAATATTTATTTTATTCCGTTCGGTCAAGATGCTCCGCACACAAAACCGAATTCAATGGTGGCAAAAATGTCGCTTTTGCGCGATACCGTTCTTGCCGCTTTGGAAGGAAGACAGCTTCAGCCAGTCATCATTGAGAAGTTCCGCGATGAGATGTGA
- a CDS encoding polysaccharide deacetylase family protein, producing the protein MNRNDTRYLSVAIIFFFAWFIVSQPPVNQYIASLQEQSMAVMKENDKLYAEIVEKAKRYEIPPQDAVIDRVWKATPGYNGLKVDVQASYKSMKKEGKFDERKLVYKQVSPRVHLDDLPPEAIYRGHPDKPMVALLINVAWGNEYIPKMLDILKKHHVKATFFLEGRWVKNHPDMAKMIVDAGHEIGNHSYSHPDLKTLSNAKIREELVKTNEVIEATTGVKCKWFAPPSGSYRDDVVKIAADLDMKTIMWSVDTIDWQNPSPSVIVKRVMSKVHRGAMILMHPTLPTAEALEPLIISIQQKEYEIGDVSALLDEKRIVRK; encoded by the coding sequence GTGAACAGAAACGATACCCGCTATTTATCGGTAGCGATCATCTTTTTCTTTGCTTGGTTTATCGTCAGCCAGCCACCGGTAAACCAGTATATTGCCAGTTTACAAGAACAGAGCATGGCGGTGATGAAAGAAAACGATAAGCTGTATGCGGAAATTGTGGAAAAAGCAAAACGGTATGAAATTCCTCCGCAAGACGCGGTCATCGATAGAGTGTGGAAAGCGACACCCGGTTATAACGGATTAAAAGTAGATGTGCAAGCTTCGTATAAAAGCATGAAAAAGGAAGGAAAATTTGATGAACGGAAGCTTGTGTACAAACAAGTTTCCCCGCGCGTCCATTTGGATGATTTGCCGCCTGAAGCGATTTACCGGGGCCATCCAGATAAGCCGATGGTTGCGCTTCTGATCAATGTGGCGTGGGGAAATGAATATATTCCGAAAATGCTTGATATTTTAAAAAAGCATCATGTAAAGGCGACGTTTTTTTTGGAAGGTCGTTGGGTAAAAAATCACCCCGATATGGCAAAAATGATTGTGGACGCCGGCCACGAAATAGGGAATCATTCGTATAGCCATCCGGACTTAAAGACGCTCAGCAACGCAAAAATCCGCGAGGAACTAGTAAAAACGAATGAAGTTATTGAAGCGACAACTGGGGTGAAATGCAAATGGTTTGCCCCGCCAAGCGGCAGCTATCGTGATGATGTAGTGAAAATTGCTGCGGATTTAGACATGAAAACAATTATGTGGAGCGTCGATACAATTGATTGGCAAAATCCGTCGCCATCTGTTATAGTGAAACGGGTAATGTCCAAAGTTCATCGCGGTGCAATGATTTTGATGCATCCGACGCTGCCGACGGCGGAAGCGCTTGAGCCGCTTATTATATCGATTCAGCAAAAAGAATATGAAATTGGTGATGTGTCTGCATTACTAGACGAAAAGAGAATTGTAAGAAAATAG
- the dpaA gene encoding dipicolinic acid synthetase subunit A has product MMLTGMHVAIIGGDARQLEVIRKLIELDAKLSLVGFDQLAHHFMGATKLRIEEVDFANLDAIILPVHGTTLEGKVNTVFSHEQIPFTEEMLLKTAKHCTVYTGISNRYLDDLMKAVDRKYVQLFERDDVAIYNSIPTAEGAVMIVIQHTDFTIHGSRVAVLGLGRIGMTVARTFAALGAKVKVGARRSEHLARIMEMGLAPFHLNDLEKEVQDIDICINTVPHFIVTASVIAKMPAHTLIVDLASKPGGTDFRYAEKRGVKAILAPGLPGVVAPKTAGQIIANVLSQLLYADLQKRKGNG; this is encoded by the coding sequence ATGATGCTAACAGGCATGCATGTTGCTATTATCGGCGGGGACGCGCGGCAATTGGAAGTGATTCGCAAATTAATTGAATTGGATGCTAAATTATCTTTAGTTGGTTTTGACCAATTGGCACATCATTTTATGGGCGCAACGAAGCTACGAATCGAGGAAGTGGATTTTGCTAACTTAGATGCGATTATTTTGCCAGTTCATGGAACAACGTTGGAAGGAAAAGTAAATACCGTATTTTCACACGAGCAAATCCCGTTTACAGAAGAAATGCTGTTAAAAACAGCGAAACATTGCACTGTCTATACAGGAATAAGCAACCGCTATTTAGACGACTTAATGAAAGCAGTTGACCGTAAATACGTCCAATTATTTGAACGCGATGATGTCGCGATCTACAACTCGATCCCGACCGCAGAGGGAGCCGTCATGATTGTCATTCAGCATACCGATTTTACGATTCATGGGTCACGTGTAGCGGTTCTTGGGCTTGGTCGCATTGGTATGACGGTCGCTCGCACATTTGCCGCTCTCGGCGCAAAAGTGAAAGTAGGGGCGCGCCGTTCCGAGCATCTTGCCCGCATTATGGAAATGGGGCTTGCCCCTTTTCACCTTAATGATTTAGAAAAAGAAGTGCAAGATATCGATATTTGCATTAATACCGTTCCACATTTTATTGTAACGGCAAGTGTCATTGCGAAGATGCCGGCGCATACGCTTATCGTTGATTTGGCTTCAAAGCCGGGCGGCACCGATTTTCGCTACGCCGAAAAGCGAGGGGTGAAAGCGATTCTCGCGCCAGGGCTTCCGGGAGTCGTCGCGCCAAAAACGGCGGGGCAAATTATCGCGAATGTCCTTTCGCAACTACTATATGCGGATTTGCAAAAAAGAAAGGGGAATGGATAA
- the rbfA gene encoding 30S ribosome-binding factor RbfA: protein MNLRATRVGEQMKKELSDIIGRKLKDPRIGFVTVTDVRVTGDLQQAKVYISVLGDEEQRQNTLKGLEKAKGFIRSEIGQRIRLRKTPEIFFEIDESIEYGTRIEQLIRQISAERESEKKEEENEKE from the coding sequence ATGAATTTACGGGCTACACGTGTCGGTGAACAAATGAAAAAAGAATTAAGCGATATTATTGGTCGCAAATTAAAAGATCCGCGCATCGGCTTTGTCACTGTTACCGATGTGCGCGTCACAGGCGACTTGCAACAAGCAAAGGTGTATATTAGCGTGTTAGGGGACGAAGAACAGCGACAAAACACTTTAAAAGGTTTGGAGAAAGCGAAAGGATTTATCCGTTCCGAAATCGGCCAACGCATTCGTTTGCGGAAAACACCGGAAATATTTTTCGAAATTGATGAATCCATCGAATATGGAACCCGCATTGAGCAGTTGATCCGGCAAATTTCTGCGGAACGCGAAAGCGAGAAAAAAGAAGAGGAAAACGAAAAAGAATAA
- the rpsO gene encoding 30S ribosomal protein S15 produces MALSQERKREIIEQFKIHENDTGSPEVQIAILTEQINNLNEHLRVHKKDHHSRRGLLKMVGKRRNLLNYLRNKDITRYRELINKLGLRR; encoded by the coding sequence ATGGCATTATCGCAAGAGCGTAAAAGAGAAATTATCGAACAGTTTAAAATTCATGAGAACGATACAGGTTCTCCGGAAGTGCAAATTGCTATCCTTACAGAGCAAATCAACAATTTGAATGAGCATTTGCGCGTTCATAAAAAAGACCATCATTCACGTCGCGGATTGCTGAAAATGGTTGGTAAACGCCGCAACTTATTGAATTACTTGCGCAATAAGGACATTACGCGCTATCGTGAATTGATTAACAAACTTGGATTACGTCGATAA
- the asd gene encoding aspartate-semialdehyde dehydrogenase encodes MEQRRFHVAVVGATGAVGQQMVQTLENRNFPVGKLTLLSSERSAGKKMRFRDEEIEVQVATPESFAGVDIALFSAGGSVSKALAPEAVKRGAIVIDNTSAFRMDENVPLVVPEVNENDLTWHNGIIANPNCSTIQMVVALEPIRQAFGLKRVIVSTYQAVSGAGAQAIEELKAQAKAVLNGEPVVSEILPVKSDRKHYQIAFNAIPQIDKFQENGFTFEEMKMINETKKIMHMPELQVAATCVRIPVVSGHSESVYIEIEKDGVSADDIKAVLKDAPGVILQDDPSEQVYPMPVDCAGKYDVFVGRIRKDLDDDRAFHLWVVSDNLLKGAAWNSVQIAESLIKLGLVK; translated from the coding sequence ATGGAACAAAGACGCTTTCACGTCGCAGTTGTAGGAGCAACAGGTGCAGTTGGCCAGCAAATGGTACAAACGCTCGAAAATAGAAACTTTCCAGTTGGAAAACTGACTTTATTATCGTCGGAACGTTCTGCAGGCAAAAAAATGCGCTTTCGCGATGAAGAAATCGAAGTGCAAGTAGCGACTCCGGAAAGTTTTGCCGGGGTGGATATCGCCCTGTTTAGCGCAGGCGGCTCTGTCTCAAAAGCATTGGCGCCGGAAGCGGTGAAACGCGGGGCGATCGTGATCGACAACACAAGCGCGTTTCGCATGGACGAAAACGTACCGCTTGTTGTTCCAGAAGTGAACGAAAACGATTTAACATGGCATAACGGCATTATCGCCAATCCAAACTGCTCGACAATCCAAATGGTTGTTGCCCTGGAACCGATTCGCCAAGCGTTCGGTCTAAAACGAGTGATCGTTTCCACGTATCAAGCTGTATCTGGTGCCGGGGCGCAAGCGATTGAGGAACTAAAGGCGCAAGCGAAAGCGGTGTTAAACGGCGAGCCGGTCGTTTCAGAAATTTTACCGGTAAAATCGGATCGCAAACATTATCAAATCGCGTTTAACGCCATCCCGCAAATTGACAAATTCCAAGAGAACGGCTTTACGTTTGAAGAAATGAAAATGATTAATGAAACGAAAAAAATCATGCATATGCCAGAGCTGCAAGTGGCGGCAACATGTGTGCGCATTCCGGTTGTCAGCGGCCATTCCGAATCGGTATATATCGAAATTGAAAAAGACGGCGTCAGCGCAGACGACATTAAAGCGGTATTAAAAGATGCCCCGGGCGTCATTTTGCAAGATGACCCGAGCGAGCAAGTATATCCAATGCCGGTTGACTGCGCTGGCAAATATGATGTGTTCGTCGGGCGCATTCGCAAAGATTTAGACGATGATCGGGCGTTCCATTTATGGGTCGTATCGGATAATTTATTAAAAGGTGCGGCATGGAACTCTGTGCAAATCGCGGAAAGTTTAATTAAACTAGGACTTGTAAAATAA
- a CDS encoding pitrilysin family protein, with translation MINKHTCKNGVRIVLEQIPTVRSVSIGVWIGTGSRNETEQNNGISHFLEHMFFKGTKTRTAKEIAEAFDSIGGQVNAFTSKEYTCYYAKVLDEHASFALEMLADMFFHSTFVDEELQKERNVVLEEIKMYEDTPDDIVHDLLSKACYANHPLGYPILGTEETLRTFTGDSLRGYMADYYTPDRVVISVAGNVDESFIQQVESYFGFFTAKRKASESPAPLFQPQKLARQKDTEQAHLCIGFNGLPVGHPDIYTLIILNNILGGSMSSRLFQEVREQRGLAYSVFSYHSSYQDSGLLAIYAGTGNNQLDLLFETIQETIDKLKEDGITEKELKNSKEQMKGSLMLGLESTNSRMSRNGKNELLLGRHRTLDEIIEEINSVTVEKVNELACRIFAEDCALALISPSGRLPSRIRS, from the coding sequence TTGATTAACAAACATACTTGTAAAAATGGCGTACGAATTGTGCTAGAACAAATTCCAACAGTGCGTTCTGTCTCGATCGGGGTGTGGATTGGAACAGGTTCACGCAATGAAACCGAGCAAAACAACGGAATTTCCCATTTTTTAGAACACATGTTTTTTAAAGGGACGAAAACGCGCACTGCAAAGGAGATTGCCGAAGCGTTTGACAGTATCGGCGGTCAAGTCAATGCGTTTACGTCGAAAGAATATACTTGCTATTACGCCAAAGTGCTGGATGAGCACGCATCATTTGCTCTCGAAATGTTAGCGGATATGTTTTTCCATTCCACGTTTGTTGACGAGGAATTGCAAAAAGAAAGAAATGTCGTGCTAGAAGAAATTAAAATGTACGAAGATACTCCGGATGATATCGTCCATGATTTATTAAGCAAAGCATGTTATGCGAACCATCCGCTTGGTTATCCAATTTTAGGAACGGAAGAAACGTTGCGCACGTTTACGGGGGATTCGTTGCGCGGATATATGGCTGATTATTATACCCCGGACCGTGTGGTGATTTCTGTTGCCGGCAATGTGGATGAAAGTTTTATTCAGCAAGTGGAAAGCTATTTCGGTTTTTTCACAGCGAAACGAAAAGCTAGTGAATCGCCAGCTCCATTATTTCAGCCGCAAAAATTAGCGCGTCAAAAAGATACGGAACAAGCGCATTTATGCATCGGATTTAACGGGCTTCCCGTCGGCCATCCGGATATTTACACATTGATTATTTTAAATAATATTTTAGGTGGCAGCATGAGCAGTCGGCTTTTTCAAGAAGTTCGTGAACAGCGCGGTTTAGCGTACTCGGTCTTTTCTTATCACTCTTCTTATCAAGATAGCGGCTTATTAGCAATTTACGCTGGGACAGGCAACAATCAGCTTGATTTGTTATTTGAAACCATTCAAGAAACCATCGATAAATTAAAAGAGGACGGGATTACTGAAAAAGAGCTGAAAAACAGCAAAGAACAGATGAAAGGAAGTTTAATGTTAGGGTTAGAAAGCACGAATAGCCGGATGAGCCGAAACGGCAAAAACGAATTGCTGCTCGGGCGCCATCGCACGCTTGATGAGATTATTGAAGAAATTAATAGCGTCACTGTAGAAAAAGTAAATGAACTTGCGTGCCGCATTTTTGCTGAAGATTGTGCGCTCGCTTTAATTAGCCCGAGCGGTCGATTGCCGAGTCGAATTCGTTCGTAA
- the ribF gene encoding bifunctional riboflavin kinase/FAD synthetase, producing MKTLFISHPHQIKKEELPPTVMALGYFDGIHLGHQKVIRTAVKIAAEKGYKSAVMTFHPHPSVVLGKKEKHIHLITPLKKKEKLIAELGVDYLYIVEFTPSFAQLFPQEFVDQYIIGLHVKHVVAGFDFTYGRLGKGTMETLPFHSREQFTQTVIPKLSIDGEKISSTYVRQLLKNGDVDQLPRLLGRFYEVEGTVVGGERRGRTIGFPTANIALNDDYLLPALGVYAVKVKVGSHILEGVCNVGYKPTFHSTREGLPSIEVHIFDFAKDIYGETMTIEWHVRLRSEQKFASVDELIAQIQRDKEKAQAYFRKFAENTCILSQKELF from the coding sequence ATGAAAACACTATTTATTTCGCATCCCCATCAGATAAAAAAAGAAGAACTGCCGCCGACCGTTATGGCGCTTGGCTATTTTGACGGCATCCATCTTGGGCATCAGAAAGTGATTCGCACAGCGGTAAAAATCGCGGCGGAAAAAGGGTATAAAAGCGCGGTGATGACGTTTCATCCACATCCTTCTGTCGTGCTTGGAAAGAAGGAAAAACATATTCATTTGATTACGCCGCTAAAGAAAAAAGAGAAGTTAATTGCCGAACTTGGCGTCGATTACTTATATATTGTCGAGTTTACCCCTTCGTTTGCGCAGCTATTTCCGCAAGAATTTGTTGATCAGTATATTATCGGCCTTCATGTGAAGCACGTCGTTGCCGGGTTTGATTTTACTTACGGGCGCCTTGGAAAAGGAACGATGGAGACATTGCCGTTCCATTCGCGCGAGCAATTTACGCAGACGGTGATTCCAAAATTAAGCATCGATGGAGAGAAAATAAGCTCCACTTATGTCCGGCAGTTGCTGAAAAACGGAGATGTCGATCAACTGCCGCGTTTGCTCGGCCGCTTTTATGAAGTGGAAGGCACAGTGGTGGGCGGTGAACGCCGCGGAAGAACGATTGGGTTTCCAACGGCGAATATAGCGTTAAATGATGATTATTTATTGCCGGCGCTTGGCGTATATGCAGTAAAAGTAAAAGTCGGTTCGCACATATTGGAAGGAGTGTGCAATGTTGGCTATAAACCGACGTTTCACTCTACCCGCGAAGGATTGCCAAGTATCGAGGTGCACATTTTTGATTTTGCCAAAGACATTTATGGAGAAACGATGACGATCGAGTGGCATGTGCGCTTAAGAAGCGAACAAAAATTCGCGAGTGTGGATGAATTGATCGCGCAAATTCAGCGGGATAAGGAAAAAGCGCAAGCATATTTCCGCAAATTCGCCGAAAATACTTGCATTTTATCGCAAAAAGAGTTATTCTAA